The genomic window ATGATCTCTAGGCACACCCCTGTCTAGTAAACGTCGAATCACATCATCAATTTGCTTCTGTTCTTTAAATACAGCAGAGATAGTACGTTCTGCTTTATATACTTCTGGCACTTAAATAGTCCTTATATTATGTTGTTTTTGCAATAAATATGGTGAAGAGGTAGATGCAGCCAGATTAATCATTTCACAGCAGTTAGGGGAGGAATCATTCCTCCCTTAACTGGTTTCACAGACAGCCATCCTCAAGTGATGACGTTATGAGCTACACACCAACAGGAGTCTTAGCCCCTGCTGCTGGCTGTCTACCATCTGCGTCTAGTGCTTCCCCTTCAATAAATGAACGCAGCATCCAAGCTATTTCCTCATGCTGTTCTAACAGTCCAGTTAAAAAGTCAGCAGTTCCCTGATCGTGGAACTTTTCACCCGATTGATCCAAATGATCCCTTAAATTCCGAATAACCTGCTCGTGATCATCCACTAGATTAGCTACCATCCCTGTTGCTGTGGGAACACTACCAGCATGTTCCTTGAGGGTAGCAATCTTGAGAAATCCCTCCAATGAGCCAACTGGGAAACCGCCCAAAGCACGAACCCGCTCTGCCAAGGCATCAATATTTAGAGTTAGCTTTTGGTAGTGTTCTTCCCAAAGCTGGTGCAAAGAGCGGAACTGAGGACCGACGACATCCCAGTGGTACTTTTTGGTTTTCACCAATAGTAGATAGGCATCTGCCAAATCTTGATTCAACAGATTAATTACACCTTGACGCTGTTCTTCTGTCAAACCAATGTTTATCGCACGCATTGTTTTCCATCCCTAAGCAAACTTATTTATTAATTTACCAAATTTCCGAGATAATCCACATCAACCAAAGGAAATATTAGGAATTGAAATTAATTATCACATCCATAATTATACTTATGTCTAAATGGGTAGTCTGAAGCCAATATTTAGTAGTTAGTGAACTTTATTGATTTTTGCAGCTACAACCAGAAAAATATTAATTAAATATAATTATAAATCAAGACATCTGTAATCCAAACTATCTAAACGCACTTTCCCCAAAAATACTCAGGCTGAACAGAAGTTTTATACTTAATTGAAGTTGCCAGCTTTATATTACTAGTTAGTAATGGGTCACTGTTTTTATGCAATCACCCATTACTACCAAAAAATTACCAAAAAAAGAAAGTATTAAATCTGTTACTTACCTGTAATCTTATCCAAGAAATTCTTTACATTTGTTTCCGCTGTGGTTGAACTCTGGGAATTTTCCGGACGCTTTTGTTTGTCAATATCAGCATCTCCCTGAACCTCATTTAGTCCTTTGTTGGACTCCTTTTGAACCTTTTCTAATCCAGCTGGTGGTGCTTGAGCGGCTTCGTCAGTTTTGCGCTGAATGTCAAGCAGTTGTGTAGTAGCTTCGGTCGGGTCACTTTGGTAGCTATCGATCGCAAAAGCAGGAAAAGCACTAGATAACAATAGTAAGGCGCAAGTAAAAGCCACAACGAGAAAACGTACTGGACTTAAGAGAGATAAAACAGAAGCAATAATCTTCATTTGAAATCCTCGATAACAGCTTTAAAAACGCAGAACTTTTACTGAAAGAGCGGCAGCTCATTACCTTATTTAGCAAATTTGAGCAATAATAAAACTAGCAAGCTACGCTTCAATCTTGAAGTTCTTCAAAAACGAACCTGACGAAGAAACTGTCTTTGTACTTATGCATCGAATTAGTAAGGGATAATAAGCAAATACCACCTTAATTCTTTAGCAAAATCATTACATTTTATATTGACATTCTTCTCTGAAGGCTCCCTGTTTTTACTTTTACTTTGAAAACGCAGACGCCTGCATCAATCTCTAGAATGAAATTTCCTATATCTTTAGTTGCAATAGAATCAGTCTCTAGGTATATCGACTTAATCTAGTTTTGGCAGGTCAATGGCTCTACTATTTCTGTTCAGTCAGCTTGACTTTATGCAATCAGTAGAAAAGGGAGTATCCCAAATGTGCAAAAACCTTGATAGCCCTCATCTCCTAACCCCGAATCCCAAATATGGGAGAGGGGCTGGGGGTGAGGGAAAAGAGTTAAGCATAATTGGGATGCTCCCTTATAAAAGAACATCCCAATTTTCCCACAACATGTTTGTGATTGCAAACGACAGCGTAGTCTTCGCGTAGCGTTTCGTAGTATCTGGCGATTGCTTCACTGCATTAGGTTGCGATCGCAATCACAATTCCTTGGGTTTGATATAAATTACACATTTGCGATGCTCCCCAGTAGAAAGACTTTTGCAGGATCTTGCGTTTACTGCTTACTTATGTGAATATTTTAACAGATTAAATCCGGTAAATCGCTAAATTTACCGGATTTTTTGCAAAAAACCGATAAAAAGTACTTATATTACACAAATTTACACAGCGAATTTAGGCATTTATGGCAACCTCCAGTTAAAAAAACATCCCATCCCTGCGGGACGCTCCGCGAACGTAGGGGCGCAAGGCCAAGATCCCCTACAAATGTGCAAATAATTTTGGATAATTTATTTTTTGTCAGTCCCCAAATTGCCACTGCGCTTGACGCAACTTTTACCAATTGCAGATAACCTGAATAACTTTTCAAACATTCTCTAAGAGTCCCCATTCGCAATTTCTTCTAAACTTGATAAGTCTGCTTTATTACCTCTTCTATTGAACTTACGTGATGGAACATTTCTATTAATTCATGGGATCTTGTTTTTCGCTTCGCTAGCAGCACTTTTAACGGCCTCAAATAATGAACATCTGGATCATCTCCCAAGGCGACTTCGGCTGCTTGTAAGACTTTTGTCGCATTTTGAAAAATATCCTCGTTGTCAAACGCTTCTTTTGCAGAAAGTTGATGTAACGCTGCATCGGGTACAGTTGCTCTACCCAGCAAAGTTTTATCTAACACCAAACCTTTCAATAATGTCAGCAAAGCTGCATAGATTAAAAAATCATCACAACTATCACAAGCCTTAAATTCGATGCGTCCCACTTCAGCTGGAATGCGGGCGATTTTTGTCAATGAAGGTATACTATTAATCAGTTGTTCCTGTTTTTCAATAAAAACCAGAGTTGCTGGTCTTTTTCCGGTTCTGATAAACGTTCGTACCGATAACCCATCCCATAAACCTCCGTTATAAAAAGGGGAACTATAACTAAAAGGGACGATATAAGGACTGTAATAAGTTAACTTTTTGCCAATATCAATCACACCTTCAGTAGACAAATCTGCCACTGAAATATTTAAATCTGGACCGTATGTCACCATGTGAATATTAGCAGTTTGTTCGTCAGGATAAGCCTCTAGCTGTTTTATTTCATAATCGGTTAATGGGGGTTGAGGCTCAAAAACCAGATTGTAGGGATTAAAACTGACCAAAACAGGTGAGAAACCAAAGTTAGCAGCAACTTCACGTAGCAAGTCAAAACTTTCTGATAATTCAGTAATAGCGCCTTGAATATCAGAATGTATAGTTGTTCTAATTTCGATACCTTTAGCATGACAGTCTATCACCTTGTCGGAATCTGCAAATCTTTCAAATCCCTCAATGTACCATCTCTTTATCTTAATACCAGCATCGCCGATGCGTAGTTGAGGATAGTCGCTGGGGTATGTAGGTAGCCTTTCAATAATTTGATTGAAATCAGCAAATTTTGTGTGGTAAAAATCAGCAAACTTTCCTTCTTTGTTTAGGAAAGCGACTTCATGCTCAATGCCAAATAAAAACATTATAAATCTACCTTAATTACAATGATTTCGACTCACTCAAATTGGGATTTTTCCATATTTAAAACTGCGAGGGCTGCTAAAACGTTTTTACCCAACAGGATTTTAAATCCAAAATCTAAAATTTGCTCAACCTAATCTAACTAGTGCCAATTGATATAAAGAAGAGAATATATGCGACTATTTGGCAATAGTGACTTTACTCCTATCAGCATCAAATGCTGCTTCAAATTTGGGATTATATATGGGGCGATGGGGTCTGCTTCATTGTTATTCAGAGGAGAATTAGTCACAATTCTTGTATAATACCGATAATCACTTTAATTTAATTCATAATTTTAATTATAAAAATTCTCAAGATTACTCTCAGACGGATTTTACCTTAAGATCGATTGTTGCGATTTGGAAATTTCTCTAGTTTACGCCTTTATACACAAGGCGTTTGCCCTTGGCATGGGTGGTGCGATCGCGCTTTCTTGATTTTTCTCTGCTGTCCCTACCATCCTCATAGTCACTGGGTAGGCTAGCTTAGTAGTGACTGAGGAAAGCTACCAGACATGAGTTTATGACAAGTACCGTTCAATCCCCCTACAGCAGCGAACAGATTGCCGCTTGGTTGCGTGGACTGCTCACCATTGCTTGGGCAGATGGTAATTTTGATCCTCAAGAACAGGAATTAATTGCCAGCATCACCAAAGATGAATTAGCTCTTGGGATTAAATGGGACTCACTAGAGATAATTACGCCAGAGGAATTAGCCCCAGTGTTGGGTAAAGGTACACCAGCAGCGGAAAATTTCTTAAGGACAGCGATAATGGTAGCGATCGCAGATGGTACTTATTCTCCCAGCGAAGATCAGGTTTTGCAACAGTTCTGCCAATCCTTAGAACAGCCAGAGAATTTACTCGAAGCCCTTCGCCACACCCTAGAACAGCCACTGCAAATTACCCCCAATATCCCCAGCCCTAGACTTACAAAGCGTCAAATTAATGCACTACACCCCCTGCGCGACTGGCTCGATCGGCTAGATATCCAAGACCCAAGAGTAGCCCGCTTTTTGTGTAAAATGATTCCCTCTCAGTGTCCCTTTGAGCGGGACGTCACCCTATTTGGACGTAAGATTGTCCACATCCCACCGATGTGTAAAATTAACCCGTTATATGAGCAACTGGTGGGCTTACGTTTCCGTGCCCTCTCCTATCTGGCAGATAAATGTGGTGAAGATGTTTCACCATATATTTAGTTAGAGTGAGAAGTGAGAAGTTATAATTTTAACTCCTAATTCCTAACTCCTCACTTCTCACTATTATTTAAGTATGCAATTTATCGACCAAGCAGAAATTGAAGTTGAAGCTGGTAAGGGCGGCGATGGTATAGTCGCCTTCCGGCGTGAGAAGTACGTGCCGACTGGTGGCCCCTCTGGTGGTAATGGAGGACGAGGCGGCTCAGTATTTTTCGTTGCCGATGAAAACCTGCAAACCTTGCTAGACTTCAGATACAACCATCGCTTTCAGGCAGAAAAAGGGACTCGTGGTGGCCCAAATAACTGCACTGGAGCAGCAGGAAAGGATTTGATCATCGAAGTTCCCTGTGGTACAACCATTTATGATGCTGAAACTAGCGAATTGCTGGGGGATTTAACTGAGCCTAAGCAGACTTTGCGGATTGCCCAAGGTGGTAAAGGCGGCTTGGGAAATCAGCATTTCTTGAGTAACCGTAACCGCGCCCCAGAATACGCCCTCCCAGGATTACCAGGGGAAATAAAGCAGCTGCGTCTGGAGTTAAAACTTTTGGCCGAAGTGGGGATTATTGGCTTACCAAATGCTGGTAAATCCACTTTAATTTCATCTTTATCAGCTGCACGTCCAAAAATCGCAGACTACCCCTTCACTACCCTCATCCCAAATTTGGGTGTAGTGCGAAAACCTACTGGCGATGGTACTGTTTTCGCCGACATTCCCGGACTAATTGAGGGAGCAGCCCAAGGAGCAGGGCTGGGACATGATTTCTTGCGCCATATTGAGCGCACGCGGGTGTTACTTCACTTAATTGATGCTACTAGTGATGATGTGGTTCGAGATTTTAACACAATTAAGCAAGAATTACAAGCCTATGGACGGGGTTTAGCAGAACGCCCACAAATTTTGGCGCTGAACAAAATTGATGCAGTTGATCGGGAAACTGTCGATTTGGAGGCATTAGCTACCCAACTTAATCATCTCTCCTACGCCCCAGTTTTTGTGATTTCAGCAGTTACTCGCACCGGGTTAGAGCCGATGTTACAGGAAATATGGGGAATTATCGACCAAATGAAGGTTCCTGAAGAAGTGGAGGTATTTAGATAATTACTAATTCGTAATTCGTAATTACTACTTTCAGAAGGGAAGTAGCTGTCGGTAGTAGAAATACTTTGTTTTTTACTCACGGGATGAAAGCTCGTGAACTACCCACACTGACTTGGAGCTTGCCTTGTACAGTGTCGGCTTCTGTAATCACGGGGGAATGCCGGAACTTGGACTTTCGCCCTAGTTTTGGTCTTACCTCCCCTCCTACAGCAGAGACGGCTGATAGCGAAGCGAAGGTAAACATCCTGTAGTTAAGTTAGTAACTCAAATTTATGAAACCTCCACAACGTACTGGCTCCCCTACATTTAAATTTCTTAATATAGCTTGAAATATTAGCGCCGACTTACTGATTCTGAATCAGGGGAATCTTAATCAAAAACTCAGCGCCTTGTTCTGGCTGCGAAATACATTCTAAAGAACCGCCATGTCTTTCTGTAATGATCTGGTAGCTAATGGCAAGTCCCATCCCCGTACCTTTGCCGATGGGCTTGGTGGTAAAGAAGGGGTCAAATAGTTGTTTTTTAACATCTTCTGGTATTCCCAATCCATTGTCGGTAATCCTAATTGTTACCTGATTTGGCTCCAGTAGTTGGGTGCAAATGCGAATTGTCGGAATTGGGGATTGGGAATTGGGGATTGGGCATTGGTTATTTTCCCCTGCTCCCCTGCCCCCCTGGTTACTGAGCTTGTCCTGAGCGTAGCCGACTTGTGCCGAGCGTTCGCGTAGCGTCTCTAAAAGTTGCCGAGGTAAGGGTGCAGTCGTTGGCGCAGCCTCTCGTAGAGAAGTATGCTCCCCTGCCCCCCTGCTCCCCACTCTCTCTTCTAAAGCATCGATCGCATTTGTCAAAATATTCATGAATACTTGGTTTAGCTGCCCAGCGTAACATTGAACCCGCGGTAGTTTGCCGTATTCTTTGATTATTTCAATTGTTGGACGTTGGTTATTAGTCTTGAGGCGGCTTTGCAAAATCATCAGAGTACTGTCGATTCCCTCATGGATATCAACGGCTTTCATTTCGGCTTCATCTAAGCGTGAAAAAGTTCGTAAGGAAAGCACAATCTCCCGAATGCGGTCTGCCCCAATGTTCATTGAGTTGATTATTTGTGGCAAATCTGACTTCAAAAAGTCCAGTTCGATTAGTTCTGCAAAATCCTCAATTTCTGGCACAGGCAGAGGATAATGACTTTGGTAGAGTTGCAAAAGTGAAAGTAAATCTTGAGTGTATTCCTTGGCAGGGCTGAGGTTGCCATAGATAAAATTGACCGGATTGTTGATTTCGTGTGCTACTCCTGCGACTAGTTGACCCAAACTGGACATCTTTTCACTTTGAATTAACTGAGTCTGGGTGTGTTGAAGTTCGCGGAGTGCAACTTTAAGTTCTTCGGCTTGTTGTCGTAGTTGCGCTTCCGACTTGAGCAGGGCTTCCTTGGCTTGTTTACGTTCTGTAATGTCCCTAACAACAGCTACCCGACAGAAAGGCTCTCCTGTTTCAGGATGTTTAACCAGAAACAGGCTGCAATCAGTGGGAATTTCTATGCCCGTTTGAAAATGCCTATAGCAAAACTCGCCTTGCCAGAAACCATGTTGAAAGATTAAAGGAGTAATTTGCTGGATGAATTCTGCAAAAGCTTCTGGTGAATAAAAATCAACCAAGGATTTGGTTTTGGCTGCTTCTAGGCTACTAAGTCCCACCATTTTGAGTCCGGCAGGGTTCACATAGAGAATTTGCCCTTCCATTGAAGCAATGCCAATAAAGTCGCTGCTGTTTTCAATCAATGCGACAAATTTTTGCTGTTCCTCTTCTGCTCGTTTGCGTTCTGTAATGTCCAGAACCATTGAAGCAACGCCAACAACCTGGCCATCAGGAGCCACTAACGCGTTGTTATACCACTCACAGACCATCGTCCTGCCATCTTTAGTGACGTTCTCGTTGACACTAAAACTTCCTCCATGTTGTGTTAACAGGGCAGTGATCACCTCATTTACGTGTTTTCTGGCGTTTTCAGGTACTATAATTTCAAAAGGATTCCCCAGCATTTCCTCTGGGGTGTATCCAAAGATTCTTTCTGCTGCCCGATTCCATGTCTGAATCTCAAAGTTGGTATTCCATTCAATAATCGCTAAAGGTGTTTGTTCAATCAGCAACGCTAGTCTTTGCTGTGAAGCCCTGAGTTCTGCCTCTGCTTGCTTGTATTCGGTAATGTCGCGAAAATACCAAATTCTACCGTAATAGTCTTCTAAAGGTGATGTCTCACCACAAGCTCCTTGGTGTTTATATACGGGTGCAGAATAGCGGTCAAAAATCTTTCCAAACTTCAGGAAAATTTCATCACGGCTGCTTTCCTGTGGATGCTGGTAAAGATACTCCACCTTAGCCAGAAATTCGTCTGGATTGAGTAGTTGGTCTACTACCCATCCCAGGAGTTGGCGATCGTCGCCTGTCTGGAGGAGTGCCGCAGGAATTTGCCATAACTTGGAGAATTTCTGATTGAATGATGCAACTGTACGATTTTCATCAATAATCAGAATTCCGTCGATGGAAGCTTCTTGTTGAGCTTGCAGCACAGCATTAGTGCGATGTAGGTCTGATGCTTGCTGGCGATCGCGCAGTGTGCTAGTCACACCCAGAACTTTTCCGGCTTCATTCTGTAAAATTATGTCTCGAATACTACCCACCAGAAATTTATTACCAGTCTCATCCTCAAAGCAAGACTTTTTTGTAGAGATGAGATGGATTATACCCTGAGCATCGGTAAAAAGATCCTGGTTCTCATTAGTAATATTTGTGGTGAAAACCAGTTCATCTTGTTGCCGGAACATATCAGCTTCTGCTTGAGGAAAAAAATCATAGTCTGACTTGCCAATTAATTCTTCTCGGCTATGACCTACAAAATGACAGTAGGTATCGTTAAGTAATACCCAGCGATGTTGACGGTCTTTGACAAAAATTGGGTCAGATATGCCATTGATCATCTGATGCAGAAATGTCGGCGAAAAGTTTTGCTGCTGCGTGTTTTGTTTTTGCGCTGGGTTATCTAAAAATCTAGGATGGTTCATACCAGAATTTATCTCTAAAATTAAGCAATAAAGAAACCTCTCTCTAGTTTTACTAGGTAAAACCGCCCCTCTCGCCCGTCGGAGAGGGAAAGACTTGAACGAAAATTCAAGGCAGGGAGAGGTTTGTCGAACTCACGTTTATTTAGCTCCGTGTGTCAAGATGAGTAGTATTTATTATTCCCACACTAAATATGGATGCAACAAGCAAAGCAATGTCTAACTTTTGGTGTTTTCAGGGGATTGGCGGCTGAGGATGAGGAAGATTTTATTCTCTGCGGGAACAAAGACGCATTAGCGATGCCTGCGGCGGACTACGCCAACGCATTCATCATCTGTGGCGTGGTTTTTTTAAGCGGTAGGGGCGCAAGGCCTTGCGCCCCTACGACAGATGTGGTTCAAATACATGAAGACTGCTGTAATACAAAAGCTTAAAAGCCTTGCTTACTAGTAAAAAAACGGAGTTAGACTAGAATTACAGGGTAACAATCATCGGAATATTATGATGAGCGATCGCGACTATACATTAATCATTGACAAAAGCGGTAGTATGTCCACACCCGACCAAGTGGGTGGTAGAAGTAGATGGGAGATAGCCCAAGAGTCTACTCTGGCTTTGGCAAGAAAGGCCGAACAGTTTGACCCAGATGGGATCACTGTTTACTTGTTTTCCGGTAGATTTAAACGCTACGATGATGTCACCTCAGCCAAAGTCGCACAGATATTTCTCGAAAATGACCCTTCTGGGACGACAAATTTAGCAGGTGTACTTCAGGATGCCTTAAATAATTACTTTCAACGCAAAGCTGCGGGTAAAAGCAAGCCAAACGGAGAGACAATTTTAGTCATCACTGATGGTGAACCAGACGATCGCAAAGCTGTGTTTGAAGTCATCATTCATGCTACTCGCCAGATGGAACGTGATGAAGAATTAGGAATTTCGATCATTCAAGTCGGTTCAGATGCCCAAGCAACTAAGTTCCTCAAAGCTTTGGATGACCAGTTGCAAAGTGTTGGCGCTAAATTTGATATCTGCGATACTGTCACTTTAGACGACTTAGAAGAAATGAGCCTTGTAGA from Nostoc sp. UHCC 0926 includes these protein-coding regions:
- a CDS encoding Dps family protein — translated: MRAINIGLTEEQRQGVINLLNQDLADAYLLLVKTKKYHWDVVGPQFRSLHQLWEEHYQKLTLNIDALAERVRALGGFPVGSLEGFLKIATLKEHAGSVPTATGMVANLVDDHEQVIRNLRDHLDQSGEKFHDQGTADFLTGLLEQHEEIAWMLRSFIEGEALDADGRQPAAGAKTPVGV
- a CDS encoding glutamate-cysteine ligase family protein → MFLFGIEHEVAFLNKEGKFADFYHTKFADFNQIIERLPTYPSDYPQLRIGDAGIKIKRWYIEGFERFADSDKVIDCHAKGIEIRTTIHSDIQGAITELSESFDLLREVAANFGFSPVLVSFNPYNLVFEPQPPLTDYEIKQLEAYPDEQTANIHMVTYGPDLNISVADLSTEGVIDIGKKLTYYSPYIVPFSYSSPFYNGGLWDGLSVRTFIRTGKRPATLVFIEKQEQLINSIPSLTKIARIPAEVGRIEFKACDSCDDFLIYAALLTLLKGLVLDKTLLGRATVPDAALHQLSAKEAFDNEDIFQNATKVLQAAEVALGDDPDVHYLRPLKVLLAKRKTRSHELIEMFHHVSSIEEVIKQTYQV
- a CDS encoding Mo-dependent nitrogenase C-terminal domain-containing protein: MTSTVQSPYSSEQIAAWLRGLLTIAWADGNFDPQEQELIASITKDELALGIKWDSLEIITPEELAPVLGKGTPAAENFLRTAIMVAIADGTYSPSEDQVLQQFCQSLEQPENLLEALRHTLEQPLQITPNIPSPRLTKRQINALHPLRDWLDRLDIQDPRVARFLCKMIPSQCPFERDVTLFGRKIVHIPPMCKINPLYEQLVGLRFRALSYLADKCGEDVSPYI
- the obgE gene encoding GTPase ObgE, yielding MQFIDQAEIEVEAGKGGDGIVAFRREKYVPTGGPSGGNGGRGGSVFFVADENLQTLLDFRYNHRFQAEKGTRGGPNNCTGAAGKDLIIEVPCGTTIYDAETSELLGDLTEPKQTLRIAQGGKGGLGNQHFLSNRNRAPEYALPGLPGEIKQLRLELKLLAEVGIIGLPNAGKSTLISSLSAARPKIADYPFTTLIPNLGVVRKPTGDGTVFADIPGLIEGAAQGAGLGHDFLRHIERTRVLLHLIDATSDDVVRDFNTIKQELQAYGRGLAERPQILALNKIDAVDRETVDLEALATQLNHLSYAPVFVISAVTRTGLEPMLQEIWGIIDQMKVPEEVEVFR
- a CDS encoding PAS domain S-box protein, with the protein product MNHPRFLDNPAQKQNTQQQNFSPTFLHQMINGISDPIFVKDRQHRWVLLNDTYCHFVGHSREELIGKSDYDFFPQAEADMFRQQDELVFTTNITNENQDLFTDAQGIIHLISTKKSCFEDETGNKFLVGSIRDIILQNEAGKVLGVTSTLRDRQQASDLHRTNAVLQAQQEASIDGILIIDENRTVASFNQKFSKLWQIPAALLQTGDDRQLLGWVVDQLLNPDEFLAKVEYLYQHPQESSRDEIFLKFGKIFDRYSAPVYKHQGACGETSPLEDYYGRIWYFRDITEYKQAEAELRASQQRLALLIEQTPLAIIEWNTNFEIQTWNRAAERIFGYTPEEMLGNPFEIIVPENARKHVNEVITALLTQHGGSFSVNENVTKDGRTMVCEWYNNALVAPDGQVVGVASMVLDITERKRAEEEQQKFVALIENSSDFIGIASMEGQILYVNPAGLKMVGLSSLEAAKTKSLVDFYSPEAFAEFIQQITPLIFQHGFWQGEFCYRHFQTGIEIPTDCSLFLVKHPETGEPFCRVAVVRDITERKQAKEALLKSEAQLRQQAEELKVALRELQHTQTQLIQSEKMSSLGQLVAGVAHEINNPVNFIYGNLSPAKEYTQDLLSLLQLYQSHYPLPVPEIEDFAELIELDFLKSDLPQIINSMNIGADRIREIVLSLRTFSRLDEAEMKAVDIHEGIDSTLMILQSRLKTNNQRPTIEIIKEYGKLPRVQCYAGQLNQVFMNILTNAIDALEERVGSRGAGEHTSLREAAPTTAPLPRQLLETLRERSAQVGYAQDKLSNQGGRGAGENNQCPIPNSQSPIPTIRICTQLLEPNQVTIRITDNGLGIPEDVKKQLFDPFFTTKPIGKGTGMGLAISYQIITERHGGSLECISQPEQGAEFLIKIPLIQNQ
- a CDS encoding vWA domain-containing protein produces the protein MMSDRDYTLIIDKSGSMSTPDQVGGRSRWEIAQESTLALARKAEQFDPDGITVYLFSGRFKRYDDVTSAKVAQIFLENDPSGTTNLAGVLQDALNNYFQRKAAGKSKPNGETILVITDGEPDDRKAVFEVIIHATRQMERDEELGISIIQVGSDAQATKFLKALDDQLQSVGAKFDICDTVTLDDLEEMSLVDVLTNAITD